TAAAAATGCAGTAATGATACTTAATATCCCTAGTGAAGAGACAAATCCTCCGCTCATAACAATCATTTCGTCTGGAATTGGCATACCGATAATACCTAACCATAAACAGAAAAATGACGCCCAATAACCATACTGCTCAATATAGGATAATAATTCATGCAATTCCATTATGCATATACTCTCCTTAGCTCTTTTTTACAGCTAAAGACGTACGCTGGCGGAAAATTGAGCCACACTTTTTCTAATGTAATTTGAGGAAAGAAATGCTGTATAAATCCTTTTTTCACAAGTGAATATTGAAATGTTATGAATTCCCCATTCTCATGTATTGCTTCCATTGCATTATTTAAAATGCGTTTTGAAACTTCTTCTGGTAAAGAAGTAAAAGGCAATCCAGATAAGACGTAATCAACACATTCTATATGGAACTCTTCCATATACTTCTTTATATTTTCAGCTGAACCGTGCACAACAATGACGTTCTGTTCATCTTTAAACTTTCTCTTTAGCTCTTTGCAAAACACTTCATTTATTTCAATAAGAAGAAATATTGTTTCCTGCTTCTTTCTCTTCATAATTTCTTTCGTAAAGACTCCTGTACCAGGCCCTAACTCTACAATGCATTTCGCTTTATTAAAATCAATTACATCTACCATTTTCTTTGCTAATATTTTTGAACTTGGCGCAACTGCACCAGTATGTTTCGGATGTTTAATAAATTCGTGTAAGAATGTTATGAGCTGCATGTAAACTTCTCCCCATTCGTTCAATAGTTTGTAACTTGTTTCTAAGTATAACTATCGTTTCTTAACAAAAATTGAGGAGATTTCTTAAGATTTTATGAAGAATAAAAAACAGCTATCGCCTATAGCGATAGCTGCCCCTTTATTACTTCGCACTCACAATCTTATAATAAGAGCGAACTGTTAAGAAGTAATATCCAATATAAATGACACCGTATACTCCGATACTAATTAGAAGTGGGATCATGATTTCATACGGTAATATGTTCCCTAAACCTTTTAGTGCAAACAAGCTGTGCAAAATTCCGATTACTAACGGGATTGCAAAGATAAAGCTTACTTGTTTTGCAATAGCTTTCTTCATCTCTTGCTTCGTTACACCGACTTTATGAAGAACGACGTAACGATCACGATCAGCACTTGCTTCTGTAAGCTGCTTGAAGTAAATGATTGAGCCTGTCGCTAATAGGAATACTAATCCTAAAAACAGTCCGATGAACATCATTAAACCCGTCGTTTCAAGTCCCGTTTGGAATCCTGTATAGAAATCATGAAATGGTTTTAAAATTTCTGATTCACCAGCTGGCATAACGCTTGCTAATTTCGCTGTTAACTCTTTACTATTTCGCTCACCTTTTACATCAATATTTTTTACAATGCGCGTTTCGTTTACTTGTTTCGCCTGCTCATATGTTTGATCTGGAACGATTACAAATAGTTCATTTAAGTTTGTAACACTTCTACTATTTACACCTTTAATCTTTAACTCTTTCGATTCATTTCCAACAGGGAATACAGCTGTATTTCCTGTGTAAAGAGGACCAAAATCAAGTGTTTCAATATATAAGCTATCATATACAAAAGCTTCATTCGCACTTAAATTTACAGGTTCTATATCTAAATGTTTCGCGATTGTATTAAAGTTTGATTGAGAAATAAGCTGGTACTGCTTCGTAACATTATAGTGTGTGTTCAGAACTTGATCCGCTCTTTCACCTTTAAATGTTCCTTTCACAGGAATCATTTCAAATTCTGATTCATATGTCACTGGATGATTATTCTTTTCTCCAGCAAGTATTTCATTTACTTTTTTATCTAATGCTTCATCTTTTTTCTCATAAGAATAACTATACGGTGCAGCCACTTTTGATTGCGTAAATGTATTGTAATACATCGTAACTGACGTACCAACCGCCGTTAATGTTACTGCACTTAAAATCGCAATTGTCGCAAGTGATTTCGCATTTCCTTTAATACGATATAGTAATTGTGATGTCGTTACCATATTCATACCGTTATAAAACGCTGACTTATTATTTCTTGCACGTTTCAATATAAATACTGTGAAGAACATGAACAATAAATACGTTCCTGCTACTGTCGCTAATAAAATGTATAATGCAACGACCATAAAGTCTGCATACATAACTGCTTTCATGTACATTAACGCTAAGAAATAACCTGAACCGATTAAGAAAACTGAAATTAATGCCATAATAACAGAGCCCTTCGGCATTGCTTCTCCTTCACGTTCTGCACGAAAAAGTTCAATTAGCTTGAATCGATAAATTAGACGATATCCTTGAAGTGATGTATATAAAATAATCACAAAGAAAATAATTGCTGTATCAACAATTGCAGCCATTGGTACTTCAAAATGTACATTTAATTTTAATCCCATCATGCTTACTAGCAGCTCAAGGAATAGTTTTGAAAGGACACTACCAATCGCAATCCCGATAATTAAAGACATTAATCCCATTAACATATTTTCATAAAAGAGCATTTTACCAATCTGTCTTTTACGAATACCTAATAAAGAATATAACCCAACTTCTTTTTTACGTTTTCTTGTAAAGAAACCGTTCGAATATATAATAAACACCGCTACGAAAATAATAAGCATCACACTGGAAACTTGGAATGCCCCGCTAATTTTTTTAGAAGCTTCCGCTGCTTTTTCCATTTGTGAATTATATTGCAGTGCTTTAAATGTAAAGTAAATAACGATACTAAAAATCATAGATGCAAAATATACAAAGTAGTCTTTAAAGTTCCGCTGTATGTTGCGGAGGGCAATGCTAGATAAGGTCATCAGCCATACCTCCGGAAATAGAAGACATTACGTCAACGACTTGTTGGAAGAACTGTTTACGCGTTAACTCGCCGCGGTGCAATTCTTTATATAACTCACCATCTTTAATGAAAATAACTCGCTTACAGTAACTTGCTGCAAATGCATCGTGCGTCACCATTAAAATTGTAGAGTTATCATACTCATTTAACGACTTCATACTTTCAAGTAAATCTGTTGCTGATTTAGAATCCAGTGCTCCGGTTGGCTCATCCCCGAAAATCATACTTGGATTTGTAACGATTGCACGTGATGCCGCGCATCTTTGCTTCTGTCCACCAGATACTTGATATGGGAACTGACTTAAAATATGATCAATACCGAACTTTTTCGAGATTTCAAGAACGCGGCGATCAATTTCATTTGCCTTTACTTTCGATAACGCAAGAGGTAACGCAATGTTCTCTTTTACCGTTAACGTATCTAATAAGTTATAATCTTGGAAAATGAAACCTAAATGATCGCGGCGGAATAACGCTAACTTATCATCATTCATTTTCACGATATCTTTTCCATCAATTAAAATCTCACCGTTCGTCGCATTATCAATTGTAGAAAGAACGTTTAGTAAAGTCGTCTTACCCGAACCAGAAGGTCCCATAATTCCAACGAACTCACCTTCTTTTACTTGTAGGTTAATCCCTTTTAACGCTGCAAATTTATTACCACCCGTGTCATACACTTTTTCAATATTTTTTGCTTCTAATACTGTTTTCATCTCGACATCCCTCATTTCATCTATTCTCTATTTTCACTATATACATTCTCTACTCTTGCCACTATCGATATTTCTTACACAAACATGACAGTTATGTAAGTCTGGTGAGCAAAGAAATCAAAATTTAACCTAATGAATCAAAGTACTTTGTTACTATAACATTGGGATATCATGCCATCCATTCATTCTCCTTACAGGAACATTACAATTTTGTAAGGTTAAAAATATACCCTACAAAGTTGTGCATGAAATGTCGGATGGAGCTATTTTTTTCCTGCTATTCTATTTAACAAGGAGGTTATGGTTATGGATTCACTTAAAAACATGAATGCAGCAATGCAGTATATTGAAGAAAACCTTACACATGAAATTGATTTTAAGGAAGTCGCAAAAATAGCTTACTGCTCCGAGTATCATTTCAAAAGAATGTTTTCTTTCCTAGCTGGCATATCACTATCAGAATATATTCGCTGCAGACGTCTTACTCTGGCTGCTTTTGAACTAAAAAATAGCGATGCAAAAGTTATTGATGTCGCTATAAAATATGGCTACAATTCACCCGATTCATTCTCTCGTGCGTTTCAGAACTTGCACGGCATAACACCTTCAGAGGCCCGAAGTAGTAGTCATTCTTTAAAAGCTTATTCACCCATGACCTTCCAATTATCCATTCAAGGAGGACATGAAATGAACTATCGAATTGAAGAAAAAGAACCATTTCAAATTATAGGTATTACAAAACGAGTACCAATCGTTTTTAACGGTGTAAATGAAGAAATTGCTTCTATGTGGAAAAGTTTAAATCCAGAGGCTATTCAAACATTAAAGTCCCTTTCAAACATGGAACCTACTGGAATCATTAGTGCTTCTACTAACTTTTCTGAAGGACGAATGGAGGAAAAAGGAGAACTTGATCACTACATTGGAGTAGCCACAACGAAAGATTGTCCAGAGCAATTCGCGCAACTTGAAGTCGCAGCTTCAACATGGGCTATATTTGAAGCTGTCGGTCCATTTCCTGAAACATTACAAAATGTATGGGGACGTATTTATTCCGAATGGTTTCCTTCCTCAAACTATGAATTAGCGGAAGGACCGGAAATATTGTGGAATGAACAGAAAGATATATCTTCTCCAAACTTTAAAAGTGAAATTTGGATACCGGTTTTGAAGAAATAAAAATAAAGCTGCTTTTCCTTTTTAGGAAGGGCAGCTTTGTTTTACATTTTAGTTCTTTTTAATTGTCAATTATATATACGCCCTTTTTACTTTTTACGCTTTTGCCCTATACTGTTTATTAGCTTATCTTTCAACATAATGAAAAGACTTGAAACACATGATACACTATATCTACAATTGTTTTTTAGGAGGAATATACATATGTACAAAATTTTAATCGTTGAAGACGATCCAAATATTTCATCATTACTACAATCTCACATTCAAAAATACGGCTATGAAGCTGTTGTTGCAGAGAATTTCGATGATATTATGGAATCGTTTAACGCAGTGAAACCACATCTTGTTTTACTTGATGTAAACTTACCGAAATTCGATGGGTTCTACTGGTGCCGCCAAATTCGTCATGAATCTACTTGTCCTATTATTTTCATTTCAGCTCGTGCTGGTGAGATGGAACAAATTATGGCGATTGAAAGCGGTGCGGATGATTATATTACAAAACCGTTCCACTACGACGTTGTAATGGCAAAAATTAAAGGTCAATTACGCCGTATTTACGGTGATTATGCGCCAAATATTTCTGAACGTATCGTTGAAGTAGAAGGTTTAAAACTATTCCCAGAACGCCCTGAAATTCACTTCGGATCTGAGCAAGTTCTTTTAACGAAGAAAGAAGCTATTTTAGCAGAAATGTTATTATCTAAATTTCCTCGTACAGCGAGCCGTGAAGATTTATTAGCTGCCCTTTGGGATGACGAGAGCTTTGTTGAAGAAAACACATTAAACGTAAACATTACGCGTCTTCGTAAAAAGTTCAATGAGCTTGGTATTGAAAATGCT
This genomic window from Bacillus anthracis str. Vollum contains:
- a CDS encoding response regulator transcription factor; translation: MYKILIVEDDPNISSLLQSHIQKYGYEAVVAENFDDIMESFNAVKPHLVLLDVNLPKFDGFYWCRQIRHESTCPIIFISARAGEMEQIMAIESGADDYITKPFHYDVVMAKIKGQLRRIYGDYAPNISERIVEVEGLKLFPERPEIHFGSEQVLLTKKEAILAEMLLSKFPRTASREDLLAALWDDESFVEENTLNVNITRLRKKFNELGIENAIETVRGLGYRFNATWSE
- a CDS encoding class I SAM-dependent methyltransferase, with amino-acid sequence MQLITFLHEFIKHPKHTGAVAPSSKILAKKMVDVIDFNKAKCIVELGPGTGVFTKEIMKRKKQETIFLLIEINEVFCKELKRKFKDEQNVIVVHGSAENIKKYMEEFHIECVDYVLSGLPFTSLPEEVSKRILNNAMEAIHENGEFITFQYSLVKKGFIQHFFPQITLEKVWLNFPPAYVFSCKKELRRVYA
- a CDS encoding AraC family transcriptional regulator — encoded protein: MDSLKNMNAAMQYIEENLTHEIDFKEVAKIAYCSEYHFKRMFSFLAGISLSEYIRCRRLTLAAFELKNSDAKVIDVAIKYGYNSPDSFSRAFQNLHGITPSEARSSSHSLKAYSPMTFQLSIQGGHEMNYRIEEKEPFQIIGITKRVPIVFNGVNEEIASMWKSLNPEAIQTLKSLSNMEPTGIISASTNFSEGRMEEKGELDHYIGVATTKDCPEQFAQLEVAASTWAIFEAVGPFPETLQNVWGRIYSEWFPSSNYELAEGPEILWNEQKDISSPNFKSEIWIPVLKK
- a CDS encoding ABC transporter permease, whose product is MTLSSIALRNIQRNFKDYFVYFASMIFSIVIYFTFKALQYNSQMEKAAEASKKISGAFQVSSVMLIIFVAVFIIYSNGFFTRKRKKEVGLYSLLGIRKRQIGKMLFYENMLMGLMSLIIGIAIGSVLSKLFLELLVSMMGLKLNVHFEVPMAAIVDTAIIFFVIILYTSLQGYRLIYRFKLIELFRAEREGEAMPKGSVIMALISVFLIGSGYFLALMYMKAVMYADFMVVALYILLATVAGTYLLFMFFTVFILKRARNNKSAFYNGMNMVTTSQLLYRIKGNAKSLATIAILSAVTLTAVGTSVTMYYNTFTQSKVAAPYSYSYEKKDEALDKKVNEILAGEKNNHPVTYESEFEMIPVKGTFKGERADQVLNTHYNVTKQYQLISQSNFNTIAKHLDIEPVNLSANEAFVYDSLYIETLDFGPLYTGNTAVFPVGNESKELKIKGVNSRSVTNLNELFVIVPDQTYEQAKQVNETRIVKNIDVKGERNSKELTAKLASVMPAGESEILKPFHDFYTGFQTGLETTGLMMFIGLFLGLVFLLATGSIIYFKQLTEASADRDRYVVLHKVGVTKQEMKKAIAKQVSFIFAIPLVIGILHSLFALKGLGNILPYEIMIPLLISIGVYGVIYIGYYFLTVRSYYKIVSAK
- a CDS encoding ABC transporter ATP-binding protein, coding for MKTVLEAKNIEKVYDTGGNKFAALKGINLQVKEGEFVGIMGPSGSGKTTLLNVLSTIDNATNGEILIDGKDIVKMNDDKLALFRRDHLGFIFQDYNLLDTLTVKENIALPLALSKVKANEIDRRVLEISKKFGIDHILSQFPYQVSGGQKQRCAASRAIVTNPSMIFGDEPTGALDSKSATDLLESMKSLNEYDNSTILMVTHDAFAASYCKRVIFIKDGELYKELHRGELTRKQFFQQVVDVMSSISGGMADDLI